The Beijerinckiaceae bacterium genome has a window encoding:
- a CDS encoding nitrogen fixation protein NifZ yields the protein MSNIVRDSDVVEISEPPYFGFGEKVKAKRVIRNDGTYAGKEIGEILAKKGEEGFVVSIGTFLQQFYIYGVEFLESGNRVGMKRKELEPAKPRDDDEDLPLPKVAS from the coding sequence ATGAGCAATATCGTTCGCGACAGTGATGTGGTTGAGATCAGTGAGCCGCCCTATTTCGGCTTCGGTGAAAAGGTGAAGGCAAAGCGTGTCATTCGCAACGATGGAACCTATGCCGGCAAGGAAATCGGCGAGATCTTGGCGAAGAAGGGCGAGGAAGGCTTCGTCGTCAGCATCGGCACGTTTCTGCAGCAGTTCTATATCTATGGCGTCGAATTCCTGGAAAGCGGCAATCGCGTGGGCATGAAGCGCAAGGAGCTTGAGCCGGCGAAACCGCGTGACGACGATGAGGACTTGCCGTTGCCGAAGGTGGCGTCGTGA
- a CDS encoding nitrogen fixation protein NifZ, with protein MIEPRFPKYQWGQRVRALLDLHNDGSYPDFPEEALLVKNGDAGEIVQVGTHTESNTPIYLVEFAERLVVGCLEEEILPL; from the coding sequence GTGATTGAACCGAGGTTCCCAAAATATCAGTGGGGTCAGCGTGTGCGCGCCCTCCTTGATCTCCACAATGACGGCTCATATCCGGATTTCCCGGAAGAGGCGCTGCTGGTCAAAAATGGCGATGCGGGTGAGATTGTCCAGGTTGGGACACACACCGAGTCAAACACGCCAATCTATCTCGTTGAGTTCGCCGAACGTCTCGTCGTCGGTTGTCTGGAGGAAGAAATCTTACCGCTTTAG
- a CDS encoding aminotransferase DegT has translation MTNPDLVQDVNDELNDLIGEEADSSFIPLSDPDITTAELEAVDLVMRSPRLSTGPTVEAFEQAFAEYVGRQYAVAVPSGTIGLLITLLSYGIGPGQEVIASPYSFRETAHAISLAGAKPVFADIDYWAGTLVPEKVEARITEKTRAIVACNNNGHPAAWPGLRAVAKAHRLILIEDSTEAIGSKYQGALVGTFGDAAIFDFSQPSPLTCGEGGMVVTDDVDVAVALRRHRSHRLQERSSVVVTATAPYQAGMSNLSAALGLAQLKRLDEILERRRLTEQLYYAYVQSFEGIKDPYVAPDVTEVNWFLYLVHLGTRFSRSSRDAIIEDLRVERIEAAAYCTPLHLQRHYFELGYRRGGYLVTEKVADRAVALPFHSHLTEHQIEFIVATMKDASINVGAGAAIY, from the coding sequence ATGACAAATCCGGATCTCGTGCAAGATGTTAACGACGAACTGAACGATCTTATCGGCGAGGAAGCGGACTCGTCGTTTATTCCGCTTTCCGATCCCGACATTACGACGGCCGAGCTTGAAGCTGTCGATCTTGTCATGCGCTCTCCGCGGCTGTCGACTGGACCGACCGTCGAGGCCTTTGAGCAAGCTTTCGCGGAATATGTCGGTCGCCAATATGCGGTCGCCGTGCCGAGCGGCACCATCGGTCTTCTGATTACGCTTCTCTCCTATGGCATCGGTCCCGGCCAGGAGGTGATTGCGTCGCCCTATTCGTTCCGGGAAACCGCCCACGCGATCAGCCTGGCGGGTGCAAAGCCGGTGTTTGCGGACATCGATTATTGGGCCGGCACGCTGGTTCCCGAGAAGGTCGAAGCGCGGATCACGGAGAAGACGCGCGCCATTGTCGCCTGCAACAACAACGGGCATCCGGCGGCTTGGCCTGGCTTGCGCGCCGTTGCGAAGGCACACCGCCTGATCCTCATCGAGGACTCCACCGAAGCGATCGGCTCCAAATATCAAGGCGCGCTGGTTGGTACATTTGGCGATGCCGCGATTTTCGATTTTTCGCAGCCATCCCCGCTCACCTGCGGCGAGGGCGGCATGGTTGTGACCGATGATGTAGATGTCGCGGTGGCCTTGCGGCGGCATCGCTCGCATCGCCTTCAGGAACGCTCTTCCGTTGTCGTCACCGCGACGGCGCCTTATCAGGCCGGGATGAGCAATCTTTCGGCCGCGCTTGGTCTGGCCCAGTTGAAGCGGCTCGACGAGATCCTCGAGCGCCGCCGCCTCACCGAGCAGCTTTACTACGCCTATGTCCAATCCTTCGAGGGGATCAAGGACCCGTATGTGGCGCCCGATGTGACCGAAGTGAATTGGTTTTTATATCTCGTGCATCTGGGGACGCGATTTTCACGCTCGAGCCGGGACGCGATCATCGAAGATTTGCGAGTGGAACGGATCGAAGCCGCCGCTTATTGCACGCCGCTCCATTTGCAGCGGCATTATTTCGAGTTGGGCTATCGTCGGGGTGGCTATCTCGTGACCGAGAAAGTGGCGGATCGCGCGGTCGCATTGCCGTTCCATTCGCATCTCACGGAGCATCAGATCGAATTCATCGTCGCGACCATGAAGGACGCGTCGATCAATGTCGGCGCGGGGGCGGCGATTTATTAA
- the nifB gene encoding nitrogenase cofactor biosynthesis protein NifB yields the protein MNVGTVANVEDVLQKVAEHKGCGTSGGSGKASCGSAAGQGDLPTEIWEKVKNHPCYSEEAHHHYARMHVAVAPACNIQCNYCNRKYDCANESRPGVVSEKLTPEQAAKKVLAVASTIPQMTVLGIAGPGDPLANPEKTFKTFELIAKTAPDIKLCLSTNGLALPDHVDTIAGFNVDHVTITINMVDPEIGAKIYPWVFWKHKRYTGVEAAKLLTDRQLQGLEMLTERGILCKINSVMIPGINDKHLVEVNKAVKSRGAFLHNIMPLISAAEHGTVFGLNGQRGPTAQELKALQDSCEGEMNMMRHCRQCRADAVGLLGEDRSAEFTTDKIMAMEVNYDLDSRQAYQAKVEEERVAKVAAKQEELATLAGEMSDIKLLVAVATKGSGLINEHFGHAKEFQVWELSTAGAKFVGHRRVDLYCQGGYGEEDSLETIIRAINDCHAVFVAKIGGCPKSDLIKAGIEPVDQFAHEFIEKSAISWFKAYLDKVNSGEIEHVVRGDAEIRQGALTAAA from the coding sequence ATGAATGTCGGGACCGTCGCCAACGTGGAAGATGTTTTGCAGAAAGTAGCGGAGCACAAAGGGTGCGGCACATCGGGCGGCAGCGGTAAGGCAAGTTGCGGATCGGCGGCAGGTCAAGGCGATCTTCCTACCGAAATCTGGGAAAAGGTTAAGAACCATCCCTGCTACAGCGAGGAAGCGCATCACCACTACGCGCGCATGCATGTGGCCGTGGCTCCCGCCTGCAACATTCAATGCAATTACTGCAATCGCAAATATGATTGCGCCAATGAGTCTCGGCCGGGTGTGGTCAGCGAAAAGCTGACGCCCGAACAGGCCGCCAAGAAGGTGCTCGCCGTTGCATCGACCATCCCGCAGATGACGGTGCTTGGCATCGCCGGCCCCGGCGACCCGCTCGCCAATCCTGAAAAGACATTCAAGACCTTCGAACTGATCGCGAAGACTGCGCCGGACATCAAGCTGTGTCTGTCCACGAATGGCTTGGCGTTGCCGGATCATGTCGACACCATCGCCGGCTTCAACGTCGATCATGTCACCATCACCATCAATATGGTCGACCCCGAAATCGGCGCGAAGATCTATCCCTGGGTGTTTTGGAAACATAAACGCTACACCGGCGTGGAAGCCGCCAAGCTGCTGACCGACCGCCAGCTGCAAGGTCTGGAAATGCTGACCGAGCGCGGGATTCTCTGCAAGATCAATTCGGTCATGATCCCCGGCATCAATGACAAGCATCTTGTTGAGGTCAACAAAGCCGTCAAATCGCGCGGCGCGTTCCTCCACAACATCATGCCGCTGATCTCGGCCGCCGAACATGGCACGGTGTTTGGCCTCAACGGACAGCGCGGTCCGACGGCGCAGGAGCTGAAGGCGCTCCAGGACAGCTGCGAAGGCGAGATGAACATGATGCGGCATTGCCGCCAATGCCGCGCGGACGCCGTCGGGCTTCTCGGCGAGGACCGCAGCGCGGAGTTCACGACCGACAAGATCATGGCGATGGAGGTCAACTACGATCTCGACTCGCGCCAGGCCTACCAGGCAAAGGTCGAAGAGGAGCGGGTTGCCAAAGTTGCCGCGAAGCAGGAAGAGCTTGCGACACTTGCTGGTGAAATGAGCGACATCAAGCTTCTTGTTGCGGTGGCAACCAAGGGTTCGGGACTGATCAACGAGCACTTCGGCCATGCCAAGGAATTCCAGGTTTGGGAGCTTTCCACAGCCGGAGCAAAGTTTGTAGGTCACCGTCGCGTCGATCTGTATTGCCAGGGCGGCTATGGCGAAGAAGACAGCCTCGAGACGATCATTCGAGCCATCAACGATTGCCACGCCGTATTCGTGGCGAAGATCGGCGGGTGCCCGAAGAGCGATTTGATCAAGGCGGGGATCGAGCCGGTCGATCAATTTGCACACGAGTTTATCGAGAAGTCGGCGATCTCCTGGTTCAAGGCCTATCTTGACAAGGTGAACAGCGGCGAAATCGAGCACGTCGTGCGCGGCGATGCGGAAATTCGTCAAGGAGCGCTGACCGCGGCGGCCTAA
- a CDS encoding ferredoxin, with amino-acid sequence MSLITIMPSGKTIEAVEGTTLLVAILAAEEDLNHKCDGNASCGTCHIFVHEGRKGVSKIAREENEKLDSIVGVGSKSRLACQAKVLGTENIKVELLGFGSGM; translated from the coding sequence ATGTCATTGATTACGATTATGCCATCTGGAAAGACGATCGAAGCTGTGGAGGGAACGACGCTGCTTGTGGCGATCCTGGCAGCCGAAGAGGATCTCAATCACAAATGCGACGGCAATGCTTCATGCGGGACCTGTCATATCTTCGTGCATGAAGGACGCAAGGGCGTGTCCAAGATCGCTCGCGAGGAAAACGAGAAGCTCGATTCCATTGTTGGCGTGGGCTCGAAATCGCGGCTCGCCTGTCAGGCCAAAGTGCTGGGCACGGAGAATATCAAGGTCGAGCTGTTAGGCTTTGGCTCCGGTATGTAG
- a CDS encoding ferredoxin, which translates to MTLKIIASQCTSCSACEAECPNVAISEKNGTFVINPKKCTECLGHFDSPQCAAVCPVDDTCVIDNAYPRYQLAE; encoded by the coding sequence ATGACTTTGAAGATTATCGCCTCACAATGCACAAGTTGCTCGGCCTGCGAGGCCGAGTGTCCCAACGTCGCCATCTCGGAGAAGAACGGAACCTTTGTCATCAACCCGAAGAAGTGCACCGAATGTCTTGGGCACTTCGACAGCCCGCAATGCGCGGCTGTCTGTCCGGTCGATGACACCTGTGTGATCGACAACGCATACCCGCGATACCAATTGGCGGAATAG
- a CDS encoding SIR2 family protein: MNAPISPPAEMLKLADAEAELAALAAPLRAGKIVPYLGPAISLLSNPQVPMTPEALAEFFGTKVALPRRARGNAWASAQHIESFKHRSTLSALMGQAFATPVEPTPFHRYLASLHLPMIVDTWYDGAMRAALASETGWGEIQGITRAGIGESRWYRFYDPAGVETDHTAAETWATLLYKPHGSVTPAKNFLISDADYVEVLTEIDIQTPIPDIVKDRRTERSFLFIGCRFHDQLLRTYARQVAKRSAATRYVIVEPDSLTKNEVRFFIAQGLTPIGVPLARAIEILTEAA, encoded by the coding sequence ATGAATGCGCCAATCTCTCCGCCCGCCGAAATGTTGAAGCTGGCAGACGCGGAGGCTGAGCTTGCCGCTCTCGCCGCTCCCTTGCGCGCCGGCAAGATTGTTCCCTATCTTGGGCCAGCAATTTCCTTGCTCTCAAATCCTCAAGTTCCCATGACGCCGGAGGCGCTTGCGGAGTTCTTCGGGACCAAGGTCGCGCTGCCGCGCCGCGCCAGGGGCAATGCCTGGGCGTCGGCCCAGCATATTGAGAGTTTTAAGCATCGTTCCACCTTATCGGCCTTGATGGGCCAAGCCTTCGCTACGCCGGTCGAACCGACGCCTTTTCATCGCTATCTTGCGTCGCTCCACCTGCCGATGATCGTCGACACATGGTACGACGGAGCCATGCGCGCGGCGCTCGCCTCGGAAACCGGCTGGGGAGAAATCCAAGGGATTACGCGCGCCGGAATCGGTGAAAGCCGTTGGTATCGCTTTTATGACCCGGCAGGGGTTGAAACAGATCATACGGCGGCGGAAACATGGGCGACGCTTCTTTACAAGCCGCATGGCAGCGTTACGCCCGCGAAGAACTTCCTAATCTCGGATGCTGACTATGTCGAGGTTCTGACGGAGATTGACATCCAGACGCCCATCCCCGACATCGTGAAGGATCGACGCACGGAACGAAGCTTTCTGTTCATCGGCTGCCGTTTCCACGATCAGCTTCTGCGCACCTATGCGCGGCAGGTCGCCAAAAGATCGGCGGCGACGCGTTATGTTATCGTCGAACCAGATAGCCTGACCAAGAATGAGGTTCGCTTCTTTATCGCGCAAGGCTTGACGCCCATTGGAGTGCCGCTGGCCCGTGCGATAGAGATTCTGACCGAAGCAGCCTGA
- a CDS encoding iron-sulfur cluster assembly accessory protein, producing the protein MSFEITPAAEKFIRLMLRSDGTQGSGFRLVVSPGGCSGLAADISVLQAPEPGDAIVERNGVKLFLPAESRILLDGVTIDFADTASQTGLVFRDPKATSCGSHGH; encoded by the coding sequence ATGAGCTTTGAAATAACTCCGGCGGCGGAAAAATTCATTCGCCTTATGCTGCGCAGCGATGGCACCCAGGGTAGCGGCTTCCGGCTGGTTGTCAGCCCTGGCGGCTGCTCCGGGCTTGCCGCCGACATCAGCGTGTTGCAGGCGCCGGAGCCGGGAGACGCGATTGTCGAGCGCAATGGCGTGAAGCTCTTTCTGCCAGCGGAGAGTCGGATTCTGCTGGACGGCGTGACCATCGATTTCGCGGATACGGCCTCGCAAACAGGGCTCGTGTTCCGCGATCCGAAGGCCACTTCATGCGGCTCGCACGGGCACTAG
- a CDS encoding LRV FeS4 cluster domain-containing protein translates to MTDDIDEALDWLGNEVDCASCSHLAMRNAGRCELKHACVNDRYARRIDRFFNWNPEVANSYVTHPHFEVRAIAAKHADIFLLPPLLDDPEEAVRWNAARRLPKRYNLRLRTDPHREVRIRVVSLLEDSDLIPMMTDSDYYVRLVIARRVTPALLVRMIFDEEAEVRRVVARRIQQAWLLQMAADSDATVRLEVAQRLAPDLLPRLRHDADWRVRYEVASRVPLSKVVELSDDDDLLVREMVQSRLVGEQETLRGMPT, encoded by the coding sequence ATGACGGATGATATCGACGAAGCCTTGGATTGGCTGGGGAATGAGGTCGACTGCGCTTCCTGTTCTCATTTGGCGATGCGGAACGCGGGACGTTGCGAACTGAAGCATGCATGCGTCAACGACCGTTATGCGCGACGGATCGATCGTTTCTTCAATTGGAATCCAGAGGTTGCGAATTCCTATGTCACGCACCCGCATTTCGAGGTGCGGGCGATCGCGGCGAAGCACGCGGACATTTTTCTGTTGCCGCCGCTTCTGGATGACCCGGAAGAGGCCGTCAGATGGAACGCCGCCCGGCGCTTGCCGAAGCGCTACAATTTGCGTCTGCGCACGGATCCGCATCGCGAAGTTCGCATTCGGGTTGTCTCGCTTTTGGAGGATTCGGACCTCATCCCGATGATGACGGACTCCGATTATTACGTCCGGCTGGTGATTGCACGGCGCGTGACGCCGGCACTCCTGGTTCGGATGATTTTCGATGAGGAGGCGGAAGTTCGGCGGGTGGTCGCGCGCCGCATTCAGCAGGCTTGGCTGTTGCAAATGGCCGCCGATTCTGACGCGACCGTCAGACTGGAGGTCGCGCAACGGCTGGCCCCGGATCTGTTGCCGCGGCTGCGTCACGATGCGGACTGGCGCGTGCGTTACGAGGTCGCGAGCCGAGTCCCTCTATCCAAGGTTGTTGAATTGTCGGACGATGATGATCTGCTGGTCCGGGAAATGGTGCAGTCTCGCCTTGTGGGTGAACAGGAAACGCTGAGGGGTATGCCGACATGA